In Bacillus thuringiensis, the DNA window TACTATATGTTTGTATGTATAAATTACTTTTCTAACCGCTCCATTGTACCAAACATTTGTTTTACGGGTCAATCCACCTATTTTCTAATTTTATTCAAAGAAAATATTATATTACAATTAAAAATTCACGTTTTTAACCAATAAAAATATCCTGTTCACCTTCCACTTTACAGAGGAAAGCAAACAAGATTTTTTTATTACAGCATATTTAAGAAACGATCAGAGACAACACCTGTATCTTCAGGTGTACGGCAAATAATTAAGCAAGTATCATCACCACAGATGGTTCCGATGATCTCATCCCACTCTAAATGATCAATAAGTGCTCCAAGTGAATGAGCGTTACCAGGCAATGTTTTTAGCACAAGCATATGTCCTGCCGTGTCTAATTTTACAAATGAATCCACTAGATTGCGTTTTAATTTTTGTAACGGGTTAAATCGTTGATCTGCTGGCAAGCTATATTTATAGCGCCCATCATGTAATGGCACTTTCACTAAGTGCAGTTCTTTAATATCGCGCGATACTGTTGCTTGCGTTACATTAAATCCCTCATTACGTAAAATATCAACTAATTCATCTTGTGTTTCAATTTCTTTGTTCGCAATAATTTCCCTGATTTTAATATGGCGCTGACCTTTATTCATACATTTGCACCTCACACTATCTCTTACCATAGTTTAAACATTGGTATACTTCACTTATTTATGTTAACTTATAATTCGTTACTTGTACACAATTGTTTTTACAATCATTATACAATTACAACAAAAAGAGGAACAACATATGTTATTCCCCTTTTCCTTTTTGTTTTAGGACATCGTGCGCCTCTGTAACTACTTGCTCAACAGAAACTGGAGAATGATTTTCGCCATTCTCACGTTCACCCTGCCATTTCAGATGAATTAAAAATTCAATATTACCATCCCCGCCCGTAATTGGTGAGAATGTTAAACCTTCTACGTCGTATCCTTCTTTTATAGTAAAGTCGACAATCATTTCCACGACAGCCTCATGTACTTTTCGATCACGAACGATACCTTTTTTCCCAACTTGCTCTCTTCCAGCTTCAAACTGTGGTTTAATTAACGCTGCTACATCCCCATTAGGCATAAGCATTGTTTTTAAAACCGGCAGTATAAGCTTTAATGATATAAATGAAACATCGATACTAGCAAATTGCGGTAAACCACGTTCTAAATCTGCTGGTGTCACGTAACGGAAGTTTGTCCGTTCCATTACGACAACACGCTCATCTTGACGCAATTTCCACGCAAGTTGATTGTATCCTACATCTAATGCATAAGATAATTTCGCTCCATTTTGAAGCGCACAATCTGTAAAGCCACCAGTTGATGAACCAATATCTATCATAACTTTATCTTGTAAATCCAGGTGAAATGTCTCTAATGCCTTTTCAAGTTTATAACCACCACGGCTTACATAAGGCATAACTTGCCCCTTCACCGTAATCTCTGTATCTTGTGGGATCTTCTCTCCTGGCTTATCAAGTCTCATCTCATTCGCATATACAAGTCCGGCCATAACGGCGCGTTTTGCTTTCTCACGTGTTTCTATAAGTCCTCGCTCTACTAATAGTACATCTACTCTTTCTTTTTTTGCACTCATTTGTTACGCCCTTTTTTGTTTTGATGGAATCATTGTATGAATACGGTCTACAACAGCATCTGTCGTTAAACCAATTTCTTCTAATAATTTTGTTACACTACCGTGCTCTATGAAACGGTCTGGAATACCCATTCGTTCAATTAACGCACTATGGTACCCGTTCTCAGACGCAAATTCAACTACTCCCGTTCCAAAACCACCAATTAAGCAAGCTTCTTCAATCGTTAAAATCGGTATATTTTTCCCTAAGAGATCATGTAAATATGCTTCATCCATCGGTTTAATAAAGCGAGCGTTCACTACTTTCACTGAAACTCCAGCCTTTTCAAGACGCTCAGCTGCTTCCATTGCCATTGGTATTGTCGTACCAAATGTTAAAATAGCCGCTTGTGTACCTTCTTTTAACGTTTCCCAAGTACCGATTGGAATCGCCTTTAATTCTTCATCCATATGAACACCAAGTCCATTACCGCGCGCATAACGTAATGCGATTGGTCCATCTTCATATTGCATCGCCGTATATACTAGATGTTGCCCTTCATTTTCATCTTTCGGCATCATAAGTACCATATTCGGTAAGTGACGTAAGAATGCGATGTCAAATACACCTTGATGCGTTTCACCATCTGCTCCTACTAAACCAGAGCGATCGATTCCGATGAAGACATTTAAATTTTGGCGGCATATATCATGAACAACTTGATCATATGCTCTTTGTAAAAATGTTGAATAAATCGCTAAGAATGGCTTCATTCCTTGTGTTGCCATACCCGCCGCCATTGTTGTAGCATGCTGTTCTGCAATACCTACATCAATCATACGGTCCGGGAATTCTTTTTGGAATTTCTCAAGTTTTGATCCAACAGGCATTGCAGGTGTAATTGCAACGATACGCTCATCCGTTCTCGCTAGCTTAAGTACTGTATCACTAACAACAGCACTCCATGCTGGTGCAACTTCTTTCGGCTTAACGAAGTCACCTGATTCAATTTTATAAGGTCCTGTTCCATGCCAAGTTCCAATAACATCACTCTCAGCTGGTTTATAACCTTTTCCTTTTTTCGTAATAACATGAACAAGTACTGGGCCTTTTGTTTTCTTTGCATATTGCAACGTTTCGAATAACTTTTCATAATCGTGCCCATCAACTGGACCTAAATATGTAAAGCCTAATTCTTCGAAAAAGACACCGGATACTAGTAAATATTTAAGACTATCTTTTATTTTCTCTGCTGTCGCAGCAACTTTCCCACCGACTGCTGGGATTTTCTTCAATATATACTCTAGTTCATCTTTTACCCAATGGTATTTCCCTGCGGTACGTAGACGTCCAAGCACATTATGAAGCGCACCAACGTTTGGTGCAATTGACATTTCATTATCATTCAAAATAACAATCATGTCTGTTTTTTCATGTCCAATATGGTTCAATGCCTCTAAAGCCATTCCGCCTGTTAGAGCACCATCCCCAATGATTGGTATAACATATTCTTTCGTTTTCTTTAAATCACGTGCTAGAGCCATTCCCATTGCAGCAGATAATGATGTCGAGCTATGCCCAGTTTCCCATACATCGTGCTCACTCTCGCAACGTTTTGGGAAACCACATAGACCTTGATATTGCCTTAATGTACCGAATTCCTTTGCACGTCCTGTTAAAATTTTATGTACATAGGATTGATGTCCTACGTCCCATAAAAATTTATCTTTCGGACTATCAAATAATTTATGCAGAGCAATTGTGAGTTCTACTACACCTAAATTAGGTGCAATATGTCCACCTGTTTGAGAGAGCTCTTCAATTAAAAACTTACGAATATCCTCACCCAATCCCTCTAGTTCACCGATAGACATATCTTTCAAAAAACTAGGGTTTTGAATTTGCGTTAGATCCACATGGATCACTCACTTTCATTTCATAATCTGTCAACATGTCAAATATTATAAAAAACATTTACACAAAACAAGAAATTATCTTTTTTTATTTTTCACCTTGTCCTGCAATTAACCAGTCTATTGCGCCCTAATCCTATTATAAACCATATTTCTTTAGGCGATGAAAAAAATAGCCGCTAACACGAAGTGATAACGGCAATGTAATCTACATATATTTTTGCCAATAACAAGAAAAGAAAAACCTTTTCCTACATTTATATCATAAAATGATGAATGACTCAACAAATGGAAACGCTGTTATATTAGTTATTACGTTTTGCAATCAAATCGCAAATAGATAGTAAATATTCATCTTGTAATTGCAAGGAACCAATAGCACCTTTTGCTTTTGCAATTGTTTCTTCTAAAATATCCTTTGCTCTATCTACAGTAAATAACGTCGTATATGTGCTCTTTTCGTTGGAAACATCACTACCAATCGGTTTTCCAATCTCTTCTTCGGTTCCTTCCACATCTAAAATATCATCTCGAATTTGGAAAGCTAGAC includes these proteins:
- the argR gene encoding arginine repressor ArgR; its protein translation is MNKGQRHIKIREIIANKEIETQDELVDILRNEGFNVTQATVSRDIKELHLVKVPLHDGRYKYSLPADQRFNPLQKLKRNLVDSFVKLDTAGHMLVLKTLPGNAHSLGALIDHLEWDEIIGTICGDDTCLIICRTPEDTGVVSDRFLNML
- a CDS encoding TlyA family RNA methyltransferase encodes the protein MSAKKERVDVLLVERGLIETREKAKRAVMAGLVYANEMRLDKPGEKIPQDTEITVKGQVMPYVSRGGYKLEKALETFHLDLQDKVMIDIGSSTGGFTDCALQNGAKLSYALDVGYNQLAWKLRQDERVVVMERTNFRYVTPADLERGLPQFASIDVSFISLKLILPVLKTMLMPNGDVAALIKPQFEAGREQVGKKGIVRDRKVHEAVVEMIVDFTIKEGYDVEGLTFSPITGGDGNIEFLIHLKWQGERENGENHSPVSVEQVVTEAHDVLKQKGKGE
- the dxs gene encoding 1-deoxy-D-xylulose-5-phosphate synthase, which gives rise to MDLTQIQNPSFLKDMSIGELEGLGEDIRKFLIEELSQTGGHIAPNLGVVELTIALHKLFDSPKDKFLWDVGHQSYVHKILTGRAKEFGTLRQYQGLCGFPKRCESEHDVWETGHSSTSLSAAMGMALARDLKKTKEYVIPIIGDGALTGGMALEALNHIGHEKTDMIVILNDNEMSIAPNVGALHNVLGRLRTAGKYHWVKDELEYILKKIPAVGGKVAATAEKIKDSLKYLLVSGVFFEELGFTYLGPVDGHDYEKLFETLQYAKKTKGPVLVHVITKKGKGYKPAESDVIGTWHGTGPYKIESGDFVKPKEVAPAWSAVVSDTVLKLARTDERIVAITPAMPVGSKLEKFQKEFPDRMIDVGIAEQHATTMAAGMATQGMKPFLAIYSTFLQRAYDQVVHDICRQNLNVFIGIDRSGLVGADGETHQGVFDIAFLRHLPNMVLMMPKDENEGQHLVYTAMQYEDGPIALRYARGNGLGVHMDEELKAIPIGTWETLKEGTQAAILTFGTTIPMAMEAAERLEKAGVSVKVVNARFIKPMDEAYLHDLLGKNIPILTIEEACLIGGFGTGVVEFASENGYHSALIERMGIPDRFIEHGSVTKLLEEIGLTTDAVVDRIHTMIPSKQKRA